A stretch of Treponema vincentii F0403 DNA encodes these proteins:
- a CDS encoding PEP/pyruvate-binding domain-containing protein: MLILDFTQIHKDDVLIAGGKGANLGEMTAAGINVPKGFVITADAYREFLKENHIDEFIAHGLKQAHTDEHTLSAVAAEFREKITAGHFPAELEKEIRAKYAELGESKRVAVRSSATAEDLPDASFAGQQETYLNVQGINDVLLQIRNCYASLWGERAVSYRLNQGYDQSAVAIAVVIQKMVESEKAGVLFTVNPVTYNKDEMQINASYGLGESVVSGRVTADSYIVNKNGAIREVSIGSKETQIVYADKHTKEEPVSPEKRAARALNDTEIAGLVQAGLKIEKHYGMPMDIEWAIQNNEIYIVQARAITALKNNDDEERIQAYIKDNKLTKMMKGNMAFQFEKMPFAYRALDFDYMIAINDQKARIFAEGGIIFNSNPKIDDDGIQTLPENKKGFTRHIFHIFTMIKMFKNFEYCAGVCKKFMLHYEKEIELIKSFDFENMSLAECKKFMEHSYELIQHLAYDRFKYSLFPSMLMSKKFTKMIQRVNKHYSAFDFYWELDNKTAVVTNDISCIADSIKTNTALTEAVMAGTSFESLCKDFPAFKNLADEFIKNNGFKSDYNCYCIEAKTFIEDPDRLVNIIRPLLSKDGKDTHNGKDKNYAELLKKLQRIYGRTYPRIEKDIQNFRYFHVVREESQYLWETLFYYVRQCVKRINILLLQNDDYKHGIANLFHRELIEVLETGAIIDTYKEKIQRRNAAFPLAEKVWEASKLLVFDSKGNVLKGVSGSPGVAVGKACLISTPAEFYKMQKGDVLVCRLTDPEWTPLFTLASAVVADTGSALSHAAIVAREFNIPAVLGVGFATAKFKDGDMITVDGNKGEVRSC, encoded by the coding sequence ATGCTAATACTTGATTTTACACAAATACATAAAGACGACGTATTAATTGCCGGCGGTAAAGGAGCTAATTTGGGTGAAATGACTGCCGCAGGAATAAATGTACCGAAAGGGTTTGTCATTACCGCCGATGCGTATCGGGAATTTTTAAAAGAAAATCACATTGACGAGTTTATTGCACACGGTCTTAAACAAGCGCACACGGATGAACATACATTATCTGCCGTTGCCGCAGAGTTCCGGGAAAAAATCACAGCGGGACATTTCCCTGCTGAATTGGAAAAAGAAATAAGAGCAAAATATGCAGAACTTGGTGAATCTAAAAGAGTTGCAGTTCGTTCATCGGCAACGGCGGAAGATTTACCCGATGCGAGTTTCGCAGGTCAACAGGAAACGTATTTGAACGTACAAGGCATAAATGATGTGCTGCTTCAAATCCGGAATTGCTATGCGTCCCTCTGGGGAGAGAGAGCGGTAAGCTATCGTCTTAACCAAGGATACGATCAAAGTGCCGTTGCGATTGCAGTTGTCATTCAGAAAATGGTGGAAAGCGAAAAAGCGGGTGTGCTGTTTACGGTCAATCCGGTAACGTACAATAAAGATGAAATGCAGATCAATGCAAGCTACGGGTTAGGCGAAAGCGTTGTTTCGGGACGGGTAACGGCGGATAGCTATATTGTAAATAAGAACGGAGCTATACGCGAAGTAAGCATCGGCAGCAAAGAAACGCAAATCGTCTATGCCGATAAACATACAAAGGAAGAACCGGTAAGCCCCGAAAAAAGAGCAGCCCGTGCTTTAAATGATACGGAGATTGCAGGGCTCGTGCAAGCCGGATTAAAAATAGAAAAGCACTATGGTATGCCGATGGATATTGAATGGGCAATACAAAACAATGAAATCTATATTGTGCAGGCACGCGCAATAACCGCATTAAAAAATAACGATGATGAAGAGCGCATTCAAGCATATATCAAAGACAATAAATTAACAAAAATGATGAAAGGGAATATGGCTTTTCAGTTTGAGAAAATGCCGTTTGCATATCGCGCGCTTGATTTTGATTACATGATTGCAATTAACGATCAAAAAGCACGGATATTTGCGGAAGGCGGCATTATTTTTAATTCAAATCCTAAAATTGATGACGATGGGATTCAAACGCTTCCGGAAAATAAAAAAGGGTTTACTCGACATATCTTTCATATCTTTACGATGATAAAGATGTTTAAAAATTTTGAGTATTGTGCCGGTGTGTGTAAAAAGTTTATGCTTCATTATGAAAAAGAAATAGAGCTCATTAAATCTTTCGACTTTGAGAATATGAGTTTAGCTGAATGTAAAAAATTCATGGAGCATAGTTACGAGCTTATTCAGCATCTTGCTTATGATAGGTTTAAATATTCGTTATTTCCATCCATGCTGATGAGTAAGAAATTCACAAAAATGATTCAGCGTGTAAACAAACATTATTCCGCATTCGATTTTTATTGGGAACTGGATAATAAGACGGCTGTAGTTACAAACGATATTTCATGCATAGCCGATAGCATAAAAACAAATACGGCTTTAACGGAAGCTGTTATGGCCGGTACATCATTTGAATCGCTGTGTAAAGATTTCCCTGCATTTAAAAACCTTGCAGACGAGTTTATAAAAAACAACGGCTTTAAGTCGGATTATAACTGCTATTGTATTGAAGCAAAAACGTTTATCGAAGATCCGGATCGGCTTGTGAATATTATCCGTCCGCTTTTAAGTAAAGATGGAAAAGACACTCATAACGGAAAGGATAAAAATTATGCGGAATTATTGAAGAAATTGCAGCGTATTTACGGCCGCACATATCCGCGTATAGAAAAAGACATACAAAATTTCCGGTATTTTCATGTTGTCCGCGAAGAATCGCAGTATTTGTGGGAAACGCTCTTTTATTATGTCAGACAGTGCGTTAAGCGGATAAATATACTGCTGTTGCAGAACGACGATTACAAGCACGGCATTGCAAATCTTTTTCACCGTGAATTAATCGAAGTGCTTGAAACAGGCGCTATTATCGATACCTACAAAGAAAAGATACAAAGACGGAATGCGGCATTCCCGCTTGCAGAAAAAGTGTGGGAAGCGTCAAAGCTGCTTGTGTTTGATTCAAAGGGTAATGTGTTGAAAGGGGTAAGCGGCAGTCCGGGAGTTGCCGTAGGAAAAGCATGTCTTATTTCAACTCCGGCAGAATTTTATAAAATGCAAAAAGGCGATGTGCTGGTATGCCGCCTGACCGATCCTGAGTGGACTCCTCTTTTTACGCTTGCAAGTGCCGTGGTAGCCGATACCGGTTCTGCGTTAAGTCATGCAGCCATTGTCGCACGGGAATTTAATATACCGGCGGTACTGGGTGTCGGCTTTGCTACTGCAAAATTCAAAGACGGCGACATGATTACAGTCGACGGAAACAAAGGCGAAGTACGGAGCTGCTGA
- a CDS encoding MATE family efflux transporter, with protein MDDAKELRRRAILTKPIFPLLIKMSIPTIIGMLVSVIYNVTDTFFVGRLHNRSMIAAIGVVFSFVSIIQAIGFWYGYGSGNVMSKKIGEKDYAEAEIISSIGIIIAITTGIIIAITASIFIVPLSRLIGGNASQDVLTFTVQYLRIIIISIPFSLYAVTVYNQLRLCGNVRDGMTGLLSGMLSNMALDPLLMFVFKMGFIGAGYATLAGQIIGCIVLTLLAKRHGNIPISIKKAQYSKTRMYHILAGGLPNFSRQAITGGALVLLNVAAAHYGESMIAALTVSSKIIALAFMIMIGWGQGFQPICAMNYGAKQYGRVKKAFSITVIAGTFFLLLAAIALYIFAEQCIGIISNDAEVVSTGSTLLRMQCFTLPLMAPFAVSSMFMQNIGNYFSALIISISRQGLFYIPLLYILPALYGKTGIYLLQPAADFLSFILAVTIVYRWYRKFIKTSF; from the coding sequence ATGGATGATGCAAAAGAATTACGACGCCGCGCTATTTTAACAAAACCGATTTTTCCGCTCTTGATTAAAATGTCAATCCCGACAATCATCGGTATGTTGGTAAGCGTTATATATAATGTAACGGATACGTTTTTTGTCGGGCGCTTGCATAATCGATCGATGATTGCTGCAATCGGCGTTGTATTCAGTTTTGTCAGCATTATTCAGGCAATCGGTTTTTGGTACGGTTACGGCAGCGGAAATGTCATGTCAAAAAAAATCGGAGAAAAAGATTATGCCGAAGCGGAGATCATTTCTTCAATAGGCATCATCATTGCAATCACAACCGGCATCATCATTGCAATAACCGCAAGTATTTTTATCGTACCGCTTTCACGCCTGATCGGCGGCAACGCTTCGCAAGATGTGCTGACCTTTACCGTGCAGTATTTGCGCATCATTATCATCAGTATTCCGTTCAGCCTGTATGCAGTAACGGTGTATAATCAGCTGCGCCTTTGTGGAAATGTACGGGACGGAATGACCGGATTGCTGTCCGGAATGCTCAGCAATATGGCGCTGGATCCGCTGTTGATGTTTGTCTTTAAGATGGGCTTTATCGGTGCAGGATATGCGACGCTCGCAGGACAGATTATCGGGTGCATCGTCCTTACGCTCTTAGCGAAACGCCATGGGAATATTCCTATCAGCATAAAGAAGGCGCAGTACAGCAAAACACGTATGTATCATATTCTTGCAGGCGGTCTTCCTAATTTTTCGCGGCAGGCAATTACCGGAGGTGCATTGGTGTTGCTGAATGTCGCCGCTGCGCATTATGGCGAAAGCATGATAGCGGCCTTAACGGTAAGTTCCAAGATTATTGCATTGGCTTTTATGATTATGATCGGATGGGGGCAAGGCTTTCAGCCGATTTGCGCTATGAATTACGGCGCGAAACAATACGGCCGAGTAAAAAAAGCATTTAGTATTACGGTTATTGCAGGAACGTTTTTTTTACTGCTCGCGGCAATCGCCCTGTACATCTTTGCAGAGCAATGTATCGGAATTATCTCTAACGATGCCGAGGTCGTTTCCACCGGAAGCACACTATTGCGGATGCAATGCTTTACCCTGCCGCTGATGGCGCCTTTTGCCGTGAGCAGTATGTTCATGCAAAACATCGGCAATTATTTTTCCGCACTGATCATATCGATTTCACGGCAGGGACTGTTTTATATCCCGCTTTTATACATTCTCCCGGCCTTGTACGGAAAAACCGGTATCTACCTACTACAGCCCGCCGCAGATTTTTTATCGTTCATACTTGCCGTTACGATTGTTTACAGGTGGTATAGGAAATTTATAAAAACGAGCTTTTAA
- the ileS gene encoding isoleucine--tRNA ligase — protein sequence MYTPVDPKVDFPKQEEAVLHFWEEQDIFKKSVAQRDGAEEYVFFDGPPFATGLPHFGHFVPSTIKDIIPRYQTMKGKKVERRFGWDCHGLPVENLIEKELGLNSKTDIEKYGIAKFNEACRASVLRYVKEWRHTINRLGRWVDFDNDYKTMEPAYMESIWWVMKQLWDKGLLYEGHYILPYCPRCSTVLSNHELNLGGYKDVHDPAITIRFKARYTVAGTPAAKTFAAGGSKSGEPLPPNTYLLAWTTTPWTLPSNLGLALGADIDYVLVADEGEHYLLAESRLAAYYREPEKCTIVWKKKGAELEGICYEPLFPYFANLTVREDGSSDDAGRGAFQTLIGDFVSTEDGTGIVHTAPGFGEEDSTLFKGSGVPMICPVDAECKFTAEVPDYQGRFVKDTDKDIMDRLKAERKLVKRDQILHAYPHCWRCSSPLIYRAVSSWFVSVEKVKGAMLRANSKINWQPSHIKEGRFGKWLEGARDWAISRNRYWGNPLPIWKCTNPDCEEAICVGSRDELKALSGVYPDDLHKHFIDSITIPCKNCGGTMHRVPEVLDCWFESGSMPYAQQHYPFENKKYFEDHFPAHFISEGLDQTRGWFYTLTVLAAALFDRPAFKNCIVNGLVLASDGKKMSKSLRNYTDPNEVVGQFGADALRLFLMHSNVVKAEDLKYSDEGVRDVLKGILIPLWNSYSFYVTYANIDGVTPPAHAKLDGTDAHIGAFVKELNNPLDRWILSVTEKLVLDVTAALDDYDLSKAIDPIVAYIEQLNNWYIRRSRRRFWKSENDGDKAQAYETLYRALKKFALVAAPVVPFITESIWQNLRTADDPVSVHLADYPIYAEAARDTELEFKMETVQKAVSMGRALRYQFNLKIRQPLKAVEIVTKNQQEKSVLREMESSIMEELNVKEVIFHDKEDELVEYSAKANFKVLGKELGAKMKTAAAQIEKLSSTEIESLFDGATLSLDIDGQTVELTADKVILNRIEKANLKVLNEGTLTVALNTQVTEELLLEGYIRDLVRAVQNLRKESGLEVTDRITLTVSGTDPDGKQLLQKAFEANKDYLMNETLAVGAAYSAQLPAGKASADLDMGDGLCWRVALEKAAGV from the coding sequence ATGTACACACCGGTTGATCCTAAGGTTGATTTCCCGAAACAGGAAGAGGCTGTTTTACATTTTTGGGAAGAACAGGATATTTTTAAGAAGTCGGTTGCGCAGCGTGACGGGGCTGAGGAATACGTTTTTTTTGACGGACCGCCCTTTGCGACGGGACTGCCGCACTTTGGGCATTTTGTGCCGAGCACGATTAAGGACATTATTCCGCGCTATCAGACGATGAAAGGCAAGAAGGTTGAGCGGCGCTTCGGATGGGACTGTCACGGGCTGCCGGTTGAGAACCTGATCGAAAAGGAATTGGGACTGAATTCGAAGACCGACATTGAAAAGTACGGGATTGCCAAGTTTAACGAGGCGTGCCGGGCGAGTGTGCTGCGCTATGTGAAGGAGTGGCGGCATACGATTAACCGGCTGGGGCGTTGGGTTGATTTTGATAACGATTATAAGACGATGGAACCCGCCTATATGGAGTCGATTTGGTGGGTAATGAAGCAGTTGTGGGATAAGGGGCTGTTGTATGAGGGGCACTATATCCTGCCGTACTGCCCGCGCTGTTCCACGGTGCTGTCGAATCATGAGTTGAACCTCGGCGGGTATAAGGATGTGCATGATCCGGCAATTACTATCCGCTTTAAGGCGCGGTACACCGTTGCGGGAACTCCTGCGGCGAAAACCTTTGCGGCTGGTGGTTCCAAGTCCGGCGAGCCGCTGCCGCCTAATACCTATCTTTTGGCGTGGACGACTACTCCGTGGACGCTGCCGAGTAACCTCGGGCTTGCACTCGGCGCTGATATAGACTATGTGCTGGTTGCCGATGAGGGAGAGCACTACCTCCTTGCCGAATCCCGTCTTGCTGCGTACTACCGCGAACCGGAGAAATGCACCATTGTATGGAAGAAAAAAGGCGCCGAGCTTGAAGGCATCTGTTATGAGCCGCTGTTCCCGTATTTTGCAAACCTCACGGTGCGGGAAGACGGTAGTTCCGACGACGCAGGGCGCGGGGCGTTCCAAACATTGATCGGCGACTTTGTTTCGACGGAAGACGGTACCGGTATTGTTCATACCGCGCCGGGCTTCGGTGAAGAGGATAGTACGCTGTTTAAAGGCAGCGGTGTTCCAATGATCTGTCCCGTCGATGCCGAATGTAAGTTTACGGCTGAGGTGCCGGACTATCAGGGACGCTTTGTAAAAGATACCGACAAGGATATTATGGATCGGCTGAAGGCGGAGCGGAAATTGGTGAAGCGGGATCAAATCCTGCACGCATACCCGCACTGCTGGCGCTGTTCAAGCCCGCTGATTTACCGTGCGGTGAGCAGCTGGTTTGTGTCGGTGGAAAAAGTAAAGGGCGCAATGCTGCGGGCAAACAGCAAGATCAACTGGCAACCTTCTCATATAAAAGAGGGACGTTTCGGTAAATGGCTTGAAGGCGCCCGCGACTGGGCAATCAGCCGAAACCGCTACTGGGGAAACCCGCTGCCGATTTGGAAGTGTACCAACCCCGACTGTGAAGAAGCTATCTGTGTGGGCAGCCGCGATGAGCTGAAAGCATTGAGCGGTGTTTATCCCGATGACTTACACAAGCATTTTATTGACAGCATCACAATACCGTGTAAAAACTGCGGCGGAACGATGCATCGGGTGCCCGAAGTGCTGGACTGCTGGTTTGAATCCGGTTCTATGCCGTATGCGCAGCAGCACTATCCCTTTGAAAATAAAAAATACTTTGAAGACCACTTTCCGGCTCATTTTATCTCCGAAGGGCTCGATCAAACCCGCGGCTGGTTTTATACGCTGACCGTGTTGGCCGCCGCATTGTTCGACCGCCCCGCATTTAAAAACTGTATCGTCAACGGACTGGTGCTTGCCAGCGACGGAAAGAAGATGTCCAAGTCGTTGCGAAACTATACCGACCCCAATGAGGTTGTCGGGCAGTTCGGGGCGGATGCGCTGCGTCTGTTCCTGATGCACTCAAACGTGGTGAAGGCGGAGGATCTAAAGTACTCCGATGAGGGCGTGCGCGATGTGCTGAAAGGCATTTTGATTCCGCTGTGGAACAGCTACAGCTTCTACGTAACTTATGCCAATATCGACGGTGTTACACCTCCTGCCCATGCGAAACTTGACGGCACGGATGCGCACATCGGCGCCTTTGTAAAAGAGCTGAACAATCCGCTTGACCGCTGGATTTTATCCGTAACCGAAAAGCTCGTGCTTGACGTAACGGCGGCGCTGGACGATTACGACCTTTCCAAGGCGATTGATCCGATTGTTGCGTATATCGAGCAGCTGAACAACTGGTACATCCGCCGCTCTCGTCGCCGCTTCTGGAAGAGCGAAAACGACGGAGACAAGGCGCAGGCTTACGAAACCCTGTACCGCGCGCTCAAGAAATTTGCGCTGGTAGCGGCTCCCGTTGTGCCGTTTATCACCGAGTCGATCTGGCAGAATTTGAGAACTGCGGATGATCCGGTGTCTGTACATTTGGCTGATTATCCCATCTATGCGGAAGCGGCGCGGGATACCGAGCTTGAGTTTAAGATGGAGACCGTGCAAAAAGCCGTTTCTATGGGACGAGCGCTCCGGTATCAGTTCAACCTGAAAATCCGCCAGCCGCTGAAAGCCGTGGAGATTGTTACGAAGAACCAGCAGGAGAAGTCGGTGCTGCGCGAGATGGAAAGCAGTATTATGGAAGAGCTGAATGTCAAAGAGGTTATCTTCCACGATAAAGAGGATGAGCTGGTTGAATATTCCGCAAAGGCGAATTTTAAGGTGCTGGGGAAAGAGCTCGGCGCAAAGATGAAAACCGCCGCAGCGCAGATTGAGAAGCTTTCTTCCACAGAGATCGAAAGCCTCTTTGACGGCGCAACCTTGAGCCTTGACATCGACGGGCAAACCGTTGAGCTGACTGCCGATAAGGTGATTTTGAACCGCATTGAAAAGGCAAACCTCAAGGTGCTGAACGAAGGAACGCTTACGGTTGCGCTCAATACACAGGTAACCGAGGAGCTGCTGCTGGAAGGCTATATCCGCGACCTTGTCCGCGCGGTGCAGAACCTCCGGAAGGAGTCCGGGCTTGAAGTAACCGACCGGATTACGCTGACCGTTTCCGGCACCGATCCCGACGGGAAGCAGCTGCTGCAGAAAGCGTTCGAGGCAAACAAGGATTATCTGATGAATGAAACCCTTGCCGTTGGAGCTGCCTACAGCGCGCAGCTGCCTGCAGGAAAAGCGTCCGCCGACTTGGATATGGGCGACGGGCTGTGCTGGCGTGTTGCGCTGGAGAAGGCGGCAGGAGTGTAG
- a CDS encoding exonuclease SbcCD subunit D — protein MKLLHTADLHLGKTLHETPLLGVQEKMLNDIHDILTRNGYTALIIAGDVYDRAIPSAEAVSLFSKFLARIREDCPDTAVFIIPGNHDSAQRLAFAREILQNQRIYIAQDTSRLADPVILTKGTEKLAVYLLPFLNFGAFSEETKETYRTAGDSQAEMAAVASHILKQAVPPGIPALLAAHLFTIGGQSSASERTFIGTAEYVNPDFFSFFDYVALGHLHRCQRITDRMYYSGSPLPYSFDESDDAKCVLSIDIDCTPKQPDINGAKAPVTIERIPIISERPLKRLEGSFANFFTEHLYDEWSGYYLEITLNDAEVIAHPMQLLRQKFPFLLSIRQKSFMNQEEQEEEQLTLRERTAEDPLTLAENFNRFESLINGEQNRMKQELFEQLCKEALLNPNAD, from the coding sequence ATGAAACTGCTCCATACCGCCGATTTGCATTTAGGAAAGACATTGCACGAAACGCCGCTGTTGGGTGTGCAGGAAAAAATGCTGAACGACATTCATGATATCCTTACCCGGAACGGCTATACCGCGCTGATTATTGCAGGCGATGTGTACGACCGAGCCATCCCTTCGGCCGAGGCAGTTTCGCTTTTCAGCAAGTTCCTCGCACGGATACGGGAGGACTGTCCCGACACGGCGGTGTTTATCATCCCCGGCAATCACGACTCCGCACAGCGGCTCGCCTTTGCCCGCGAGATACTGCAAAATCAGCGCATCTACATTGCGCAGGATACGAGCCGCCTTGCAGACCCTGTAATCCTTACCAAGGGAACGGAAAAACTCGCGGTATATCTACTCCCGTTTTTAAACTTCGGCGCTTTTTCGGAAGAGACAAAAGAAACATACCGCACGGCAGGCGATTCGCAGGCGGAAATGGCGGCGGTTGCGTCGCACATTCTAAAACAAGCGGTACCGCCGGGCATACCCGCGCTGTTAGCGGCGCACCTCTTTACGATCGGCGGACAAAGCTCCGCCAGCGAACGTACCTTTATCGGTACCGCCGAATACGTCAATCCCGATTTTTTCTCATTCTTCGACTATGTTGCGCTCGGACACCTGCACCGCTGCCAACGGATAACGGACAGAATGTATTATTCCGGTTCGCCTCTCCCCTACTCCTTTGACGAATCCGACGATGCCAAGTGCGTCCTTTCGATAGATATCGACTGTACGCCGAAACAGCCCGACATAAACGGCGCAAAAGCTCCGGTCACTATCGAGCGGATACCCATCATTTCCGAACGCCCGCTTAAGCGGCTTGAAGGCTCTTTTGCGAACTTCTTTACCGAACATCTCTATGATGAATGGAGCGGCTACTATCTGGAAATTACGCTGAACGATGCGGAGGTCATTGCGCACCCGATGCAGCTGCTGCGGCAAAAATTTCCGTTCCTGTTGAGCATCCGGCAAAAGAGCTTTATGAATCAGGAAGAACAGGAGGAAGAGCAGCTGACGCTCCGCGAGCGAACGGCGGAGGATCCGCTCACCTTAGCCGAAAATTTTAACCGGTTTGAAAGCCTCATCAACGGCGAGCAGAACCGAATGAAGCAGGAGCTTTTTGAACAGCTCTGCAAGGAAGCACTGCTTAATCCGAATGCGGATTAA
- a CDS encoding TetR/AcrR family transcriptional regulator: MARAFTEEERIKIKEKIMEAALDLFHDKGTKALSIAELTKRAGIAQGTFYNFWKDKEALIIEVITYRSIQKLHNIEEEFPHSLKDPAAFLTDIVYRYSVDLVIKIKTQPVYKDAFKIFEAKGPQEAHKMEVLYQDFFERLIQYWLKNGAIKRVDKKGLMNAFVGSSILCARYYQFDEAYFNEILRTYIAAMVNKYIEV, translated from the coding sequence ATGGCAAGAGCATTTACGGAAGAAGAACGGATAAAAATAAAAGAAAAGATAATGGAAGCTGCTCTCGATTTATTCCACGATAAGGGGACAAAGGCTTTGAGCATAGCGGAGCTGACAAAACGTGCCGGTATTGCGCAAGGGACTTTCTATAATTTTTGGAAGGATAAAGAAGCGCTGATTATCGAAGTTATCACATATCGCTCAATACAAAAACTGCACAACATTGAAGAGGAGTTCCCGCATTCGCTCAAGGATCCGGCAGCGTTTCTAACGGATATTGTATACAGGTATTCGGTCGATCTTGTGATTAAAATTAAAACACAGCCGGTCTATAAAGATGCGTTTAAGATATTTGAAGCAAAGGGTCCGCAGGAAGCACATAAAATGGAAGTATTGTATCAAGATTTTTTTGAGAGACTTATACAGTATTGGCTAAAAAACGGTGCAATAAAAAGAGTAGATAAAAAAGGGTTAATGAACGCATTTGTGGGAAGTTCCATATTATGCGCCCGGTATTATCAGTTTGATGAAGCATATTTTAATGAAATATTGCGGACATATATCGCCGCAATGGTGAATAAGTACATAGAAGTATAA